A single genomic interval of Bacteroidota bacterium harbors:
- a CDS encoding PKD domain-containing protein, with protein sequence MAVPPYTYSWNGGVSGSTVSGLSAGNYTVTVMGSKGCTSTSTATIIPPPPLIGQLTKGTANCNGCGCKEWLMITASGRTSPYSYSWRMVMLTDQKSALPRRLQHKY encoded by the coding sequence ATGGCAGTGCCACCTTATACTTATAGCTGGAATGGAGGCGTTTCAGGTTCAACGGTTTCAGGTTTGAGTGCCGGTAATTATACGGTAACTGTAATGGGCAGTAAAGGTTGTACGTCAACATCAACGGCAACAATAATTCCACCACCTCCATTAATCGGGCAATTAACAAAAGGTACGGCAAACTGCAACGGATGCGGATGCAAAGAATGGTTAATGATAACTGCCAGCGGCAGAACAAGCCCCTACTCCTACTCCTGGCGGATGGTAATGTTAACAGATCAAAAATCAGCTTTGCCCCGGCGCTTACAACATAAATATTAA
- a CDS encoding HAMP domain-containing histidine kinase: MKDAGREYTYFLADDFIQKIDSVLSRKPGGIKNKCNVDEIYSMEGRRRIFGAFNHEDSIYFTLLSRNISKIDTVRLINLLNEVVLKNGIDSQFTINLMDYNGTEKAKDGNYYQAIIAIPGLVDKYYLLQVNFTEMDTLILKKTLPLFSLIILFTGLLFFIYYRTLGIFKKQKTDLESKNHFINNMTHELKTPISAIQLAADSLLISNDFSASNVKKYLSIVYSQGSKLNTLVQKVLDTARAERNEFELTLESISINEIIRQSIEKLKVKIESANANLKFATDSKGATVLVDAFYMESVFVNLIDNSIKYSGNKPDIEIQSIEQDGMAVVTIKDKGIGISKENQKKVFRKFFRVEGTDTHNIKGHGLGLTLVKEIVQLHNGNIKLRSKLNYGTSVELKIPLLDEYDSSGRGR; the protein is encoded by the coding sequence GTGAAGGATGCAGGAAGGGAATACACTTATTTTTTAGCTGATGATTTTATTCAGAAGATCGATTCCGTGTTGTCGAGAAAACCGGGTGGAATAAAAAATAAATGCAATGTGGACGAAATTTATTCTATGGAAGGCAGGCGGAGAATTTTTGGCGCATTTAACCATGAGGATAGTATTTATTTTACGTTGCTAAGTAGGAATATTTCAAAAATTGATACGGTCAGGTTAATAAATTTATTGAATGAAGTAGTTCTTAAAAATGGCATTGATTCTCAATTCACGATAAATCTAATGGATTACAATGGGACAGAAAAGGCAAAAGACGGCAACTACTATCAGGCTATAATAGCAATACCCGGGCTTGTTGATAAGTATTACCTTTTGCAGGTTAATTTTACAGAAATGGATACTCTTATCCTGAAAAAGACACTTCCATTATTTTCACTTATAATATTATTTACCGGTTTATTGTTCTTCATTTATTACCGAACATTGGGGATATTTAAAAAGCAGAAGACCGATCTTGAATCAAAGAATCATTTTATTAATAACATGACGCATGAACTAAAAACACCTATATCTGCAATCCAGCTGGCTGCAGATAGCTTATTGATTTCAAATGATTTCTCTGCTTCTAATGTAAAAAAATATCTGTCCATCGTTTATTCTCAGGGAAGTAAACTTAATACCTTGGTGCAAAAAGTTTTAGATACTGCAAGAGCTGAAAGAAATGAGTTTGAGCTAACTCTTGAGTCAATTTCTATTAATGAAATTATCCGGCAATCAATTGAGAAATTGAAAGTTAAAATTGAATCTGCAAACGCTAATTTAAAATTTGCTACTGATAGTAAGGGCGCTACAGTACTTGTGGATGCGTTTTATATGGAAAGTGTTTTTGTTAATCTTATAGACAACTCAATTAAATATTCCGGAAATAAACCGGATATAGAAATACAGAGCATAGAGCAAGATGGAATGGCTGTTGTTACAATTAAGGACAAAGGAATTGGAATATCAAAGGAAAATCAAAAAAAAGTTTTCCGGAAATTTTTCCGTGTTGAAGGAACTGACACACATAATATTAAAGGACATGGCTTAGGATTGACACTTGTAAAGGAAATAGTACAGTTACATAATGGAAATATTAAGCTCAGAAGCAAATTGAATTATGGAACATCAGTTGAACTAAAAATACCGTTATTAGATGAATACGATTCTTCTGGTAGAGGACGATGA
- a CDS encoding response regulator transcription factor, with the protein MNTILLVEDDEIIGPLLRDYLGMNDFEVSLAVNGKAGLAAYKSGIFDLCILDVMMPEMNGFDLAIDISKINPDQRFIFLTSKNLREDVLKGYSLGAFDYILKPFDSEILVIKIKNLLKKTAKAERNNKIGKYLFLFSERKLIYDHKTIKLSQREADLLNLFYENAGSVINRDVALNCIWKSDNYYNINTMDVYISRLRKYLAEDKNILIENIHGKGFKLSVNNK; encoded by the coding sequence ATGAATACGATTCTTCTGGTAGAGGACGATGAGATTATTGGTCCTTTATTGCGTGACTATCTTGGAATGAATGATTTTGAAGTCAGCCTTGCTGTAAATGGAAAGGCCGGATTAGCTGCTTATAAATCCGGCATCTTTGACCTCTGCATTTTGGATGTAATGATGCCTGAAATGAACGGCTTTGATCTTGCAATTGATATATCAAAAATAAATCCGGATCAGAGATTTATTTTTTTAACTTCAAAAAATTTGCGCGAAGATGTTCTCAAAGGGTACTCATTGGGTGCTTTTGATTATATTTTAAAGCCATTTGATTCAGAAATACTGGTCATTAAAATTAAAAACCTGTTAAAGAAAACCGCAAAAGCTGAAAGGAATAACAAAATCGGGAAATATTTGTTTCTTTTTAGTGAGCGAAAACTGATCTACGACCACAAAACAATTAAGTTAAGCCAAAGGGAAGCTGATTTGCTGAATTTGTTTTACGAAAACGCAGGTAGTGTAATTAATCGTGATGTGGCGCTTAATTGTATTTGGAAGAGCGATAATTATTATAACATAAATACCATGGATGTTTACATTAGTCGGTTACGAAAGTATCTTGCTGAAGACAAAAATATTTTAATAGAAAATATTCATGGCAAAGGATTCAAACTATCAGTAAATAATAAATAA